The following is a genomic window from Argonema galeatum A003/A1.
CTGATTGCACCCAGAAGTGGTAATTGTCAAGTGTTGGGCGGTCATGGATTTGCTTGGCTGGCTTGCCGAAGAAGTTGTACTGACTCGAACCATTGATTCTTTTAAGGCTAATTAATGTTCTTTAAAATCAGCTTATGAAAGGTAATTTAATTAAATGCAGAACTAAAGTTACGAGCATTTAAGTCATTTTAGTTCTATCTATAACTGGGATGTTTAAAACATTATAGCATTCATTAACAATGTTTTATAACCAACGATATTTTTTCACCATAACTTTATATTAGTCCTCCTAAAAAATACCTACAATAACTTAGATACCGTATTTTTACGGCCATTTTGCTCTATCTATTGGTTGATTTATTAATCAGAAGTACTTACTACTTTGGACGGTGTGCGCTTAACTATGAATTCGGTAGAGATCTTAGCAATCCTCAATTGTTAATCTTGGCTAGAGGGAATTAGGCTGCACGCAAACTGCAAAGTTTTTAACCAAATATTAAATTGTATCCTAAGTTACTAAAGCGAATAAGATTGATTAAGTAGGTGGGCATAATTAAACCTAAAACTGCCGCGCCCTTAGAAACCCGGTTTCTTGGAGAAACCGGGTTTCTGGGTGTTCTATTTACGCCCAGCTACTTAGTAGTATTCATAGTTTCCTGCTATACAAAAAAACTTTCTACTTCTAAAGATAGATGTGACTCACCCGCTAAAAGGTCAAACTCGAATCCAGCTAAATTAAATATAAAAATACTCATGAATAAGATTGATAAAGGTTTAGGATGCACTCGTTGCGAAACCCTACCTAGCAAAATCGAGGGCAAGGGAACACTCTACATCTGGTTTCCGGTGGTACATACGCTTAACAAGCTTATTTCAGCCTTGGGTAAAGCTGAGCTTGATTACCTACTTCTTGAAGATGAACAATGTTTAAAAATTCTTCTCGAAGCAAATAATCTTGAAGGTTTCATTACCATAATAACAGCCAGACTCACCAGTAAAGAGTTGAAAGAAACGCAAGTTTTGTGGATGGCTCTTGAGGCAGAACCGCTATTCCGGCATTTCTCTCGCGTCACCTCACTAAACAGCTTCATCAGCCTCAGCAAATGTGAGTGGTTGCTAGATATATTGGCACAAGAGCGTCTTACCTGTCATTTTCAGCCGATCGTGTATGCTGATGATACTTCCCGAATCTTTGGACAAGAGGCTTTGCTGCGTGGATTTGATGACCGGGGTAACTTGATTAGTCCGGGTCGTATCTTTACGAACGCTCAGGATGCAGGTATGATATTTCAAGTAGATGCCTTGGCGCGACAGATCGCAATCCGCGAGGCAAGCAGGCACGGTATCGAAGAGCGGATTTTTATCAATTTCTCTCCCACCGCAGTCTATGACCCAAATACCTGCCTACGCATGACGGTGCGTGCGATTAGCGAAGCAGGGATTCCTCACAGTAATGTGGTTTTTGAAGTTATGGAGTCTGAGCAGCCGCCAGATATCAATCATCTCATCAAGATTATGAAGTTTTACCAGGAGGCTGGGTTTCTAATTGCACTTGATGATTTTGGGACAGGTTATTCTAATTTGAATCTAATTCACGAGCTAAGTCCTGACTTTATTAAGTTGGATAGGCAGCTGATTCAGAATGTACATAAAGATCCGTACAAAGCGTTAATTACGGAAAAGTTATTGGAAATTGCTCATAAGCTGGATATTAAAACTATTGCTGAAGGCATTGAATCTCCAGAGGAACTCGAATGGGTGCGCTCGCGAGGGGCAAACTTCGCACAAGGTTTTTTGATTGCCAAACCGATTACGCCACCAGTAAAAACTACTCCTTCCCTTGGGAGCGAAGCTATGTTTGTATCGGTATAGGCCAACCAATTGCTCCTAATAATAATCCTGACGGCTCCGATAATCCCACTGGTAGGGAAAAGAGCCGTCGCGTTGAAGTACTAATCAAAACTTGACATCCCCCCAAAGCTATATCCGTAGGATTAGCCTGTAGCTCTCCTTAGCTGTAAAATTAAATCTTTTATCGAATGAAAACCAAAAGAGGCGCTTAGACGTAAACTGTAGCCATTACTCTAAGTTGCCATTTTCAGAACCTTATATGCAAGACCAACTTCCGAGTGACAACTCAAACGCCGAAGCGCCGAAAGCAGAGGAAAACGCAACTGCCGCCCCATCTGTGACTCCCGAACCTCCTAGCTTATCCTCTCAGGAATCTCCAACTGTGACAATTTCCCCAACAGAAGTTTCCAAACTAGAGGTTAAAGTCGCCGATGCCCCAGCCGATCGCACAGAGACAGTTGTAACACCTGTTCCCGAACAGCTAAAAGTAGAGGCCAAAATAGAAGAACCCGAACCTCTCGAACCAGTTGTAGGAGTTTCTGACTACCAATGGCAGCAGGTATTGCAGCGAGTCAACAGCTTTCTGAATGTTCCAACTGGTTTTCTGGGTGACTTTTTTGAGAAATACAAGCAACCCCTGACTAGCGTTGGTTTGATTCTGTCAGCTTTTGTCGCTGTCAAACTGCTGTCGGGTTTGCTGGATGCTGTTGATGATATTCCGTTCGTAGGGCCGAGTTTGCAGCTAATTGGCTTAGGATATACTGCTTGGTTTGTTTACCGCTATTTACTAGGCGTTAAGAACCGCGAAGAACTATCTGAGCTAATTAAGAGCGTTAGAGAGTACGTTTTGGGTAAAGGTAAATCTGGGAACTAAGAGCGTAGAATTTCGGCTTTACGGCTGAGCGGTAAAATTGGGTCTATGTGCGATCGCGTCAGTGTTGTGTAGCTGGCCCGATCGCGCATCCGAGCCTTTCCGTCTTGCCTGTGGGTGAGGGTAATTCATAATAATTCCCACTCATCTCTGCTGACTTGTGCCTGACGCAAAATCTCTGCAAGCAAGTCTTTACTGATGTCACCCTCATGAGGATTAGGCAGTATTAACCGCCGTCCTTCTTTGGTCAAAAATTGATGTTTTTTGCCTGAATAGGGGCCATCAAAGCCTAGCTGTTTAAGGTAATAAATTAAATCTCTGCGCTGAAGGGGCCCAAAGGGAGGCATCAGGCAACCTCCTTTTTAAAGGAAAGCTCGATGCCATCTACTACTGGTAGCTGATGACCTAATTGCAACCCCAATACAATCCATTCTTCCAAAGACTCTTGCAACTCTTCTCGGCAAGCTTCTAACGTCGGAGCATTAGCGTAAAGTCCATACAATCCCGCTATTTCACCGAAGAAAGTACCATCTCCAAGTAACTTATACCTTGCCTTGTACATCGCCGCTTGAATATAATTCGTCAACATTTTCCTATCCCCGACGGCTCTAAATCAACTGTAACAATTACTGCCACTACATTATTAACTAAATTACGACCGGCGACTGAGTAGCATTCATCGTTTCAAAATTTGTCCGATCCAAACAAGAGCCAAAATACCCAAAAGAAACCAGATCAGTACGATCGCACCAGCAGCTATCCAATTTGTCGGTTTCCCCTCACCCATAGCCTCTTGAGCTTTTTCGCGACACTCGGCTAAAACAGCAGGGGGAATCATCTTCAATACCAGCCAAATTCCCAGCGGTACTAAGATCAGATCGTCTAAATAACCGATAACGGGAATAAAATCTGGAATCAAATCAATGGGACTGAAGGCATAGGCAACTACACCAGCAGCCAAAAATCTTGCATACCAAGGAACTCTAGGATCTTTACAAGCTAGATAAATAGCGTAAGTTTCTTTTTTAAGTTGCCTCGCCTTTTGTTTCCACGTTTGCATTATTGAGCTTTTCTTTATTAAGAAGATGAAAAAGTGTAAGGTGGGCAATGCCACCCTACACCGCCAAGAAAGGAAGTTGTGCCTATATCTAAGAGAGGGCAGGCGCAGCTTTAGCAGCTACTGCTTCTTTTAACAAAGCTGCCTTATCTGTTTGCTCCCAAGGCACGTCTATATCTGTGCGTCCCATGTGACCGTAAGCGGCTACATTCTGATAGAAACGACCGCCGCGATCGGCTGGAAGATGACGCAATTTAAAAGCCTCGATAATACCTGCCGGACGCAGTTCAAAATGCTCTTTGACTAAATCCAGCAATAGATCGTCGTCTACCTTGCCAGTACCAAAGGTTTCTACCATGATGCTGACAGGTCGAGCGACACCGATCGCATAACTTAGCTGAACTTCGCACTTTTCTGCCAGACCCGCAGCCACAATATTTTTAGCCGCATAACGACAAGCATAGGCAGCCGAACGGTCTACTTTCGTGGGGTCTTTGCCGGAAAAGGCACCGCCGCCGTGACGGGAGTAGCCCCCATAGGTATCCACAATGATTTTCCGTCCGGTGAGGCCAGAATCTCCTTGTGGGCCACCAATAACGAATTTGCCGGTTGGGTTGACAAGAAAGCGAGTTTGTGCATCAGGCTTGACATCAATGTCTGCAAAAACTGGTTCTACCACCGCTGTCCAAAGGTCTTCTTTAATTTTGGCTTGAACGGCGGCTGGGTCTGTGATATCACCAATGGTGGCATTATGCTGAGTGGAAATGAGGATGGTATCGATGCCAACGGGTTTGCCGTCTTCGTAGGCGATCGTAACTTGACTTTTGCCATCCGGGCGCAGATAAGGCAAATCGCCTGTTTTTCTTACCGCTGCCAATCTGCGGCAAATTCGGTGAGCTAAACTGATCGGCAATGGCATCAGTTCTGGGGTTTCGTTGCAGGCGAAACCAAACATCAAACCCTGATCGCCAGCCCCAACGGCGTCAAATGCCTCATCGCTGGACATCTCGCGAGTCTCAGCCGCCGCATTAACCCCTTGGGCAATATCGGGAGATTGTTCGTCTAAGGCAACCAGAACTGCACAACTGTTGGCCGAGAAGCCATTGTCGGCGTCGGTGTAGCCAATTTCAGCTATTTTGTTCCTGGCTATATTAACGTAGTTAACTTGGGCTTTGGTGGTAATTTCGCCGGTAATCAGCACTAAGCCTGTGTTGACGACAACTTCTGCGGCTACGCGGCTATAGGGGTCTTGGGTGAGTAGTGCATCTAGAATAGTGTCGGAAATTTGATCGCAGATTTTATCTGGATGACCTTCGGTAACCGATTCGGAACTAAACAGGTAGCGACGAGACAATGGAATCTCCTCCTGAGATGAAGGTTTTGGAAGACTGGGTGTTTGGGCTAAGTTGAGCCACTGTAACCAGCCATCATAACAAGATTTCTACCTTTAGGCAGAAATTTTACTTCCGAATGACACATCTTCATACAGATTTGCGATCGCCGTGCGAAAATCTAGGCTAGCCAGGTGAACTTCTTCTCCGGCGGTATAGGGGTAGAGTACCCAGCGTCCCTCGGAATTGCGGCGGAAGCAATCTACGCGAACTTTATCTGAGCTAATTAGCACGTATTCTTGCAGGGTGTCTAATTTTCGGTAGTCCGCAAATTTATCGCCTCGGTCAAAGGCTTCTGTTGTGCGAGAGAGTACCTCTATAATCAAGCATGGGTAGCGCTTGAAGTATTCCTCAGTTCTATCCCGTTCGTCACAAGTCACCATAATATCAGGATAGTAAAAGGTATTTGCCTTGTCGATTTGAGCTTTCATATCTGTCACATAAACAAGGCATCCCTTACCCCGAACATGGTTTCTCAGTAAGGTTAACAAGTTTCCCGTAATCAGGACATGAGCATCACTTGCTCCTGCGATCGCATAAACTTGTCCTTGACGATACTCATGCTTGATGGCACTTAGCATCTCTGCTTCTAAGTACTCTTCTGGAGATATGTATTGATAGTTTAGATTTGCCATCATAGCTTGTCCTAAACTATTGTAAACTGAGCCAATGTTATTGATAATTATACCAGCGCTAGGGCGATCGCCTACTTCTTGGTTAATTATATATTTCTTAACACGGTCAAGTAATCTAATCTTGAAAGTCCCCCTTATGAAGGAGGATTTAAGGCGATCGCCAATCTGGCCAAGATACTAAGTAGGTGGGCGTAAATAAACTGAACTCCCAGAAACCCGGTTTCTCCAAGAAACCGGGTTTCTAAGGGCTTGGAGTTTTACGTTTAATTATGCCCACCTACTTATCTCAAATTAGGCGATAATTTGCATTTCGTCTAATTGTCCGATCGCAACATCTGCTGCTTCCAAATGCGCCGCTTCTGCTTTTCCCCAGCAAATGCCAATACAACCCGCCGCACCAGCACGACGCGCCATCTCAATATCACCCGCCGAATCTCCCACCATCAAAGTAGCACTCGGTTCTACTCCCAATCTCTCACAAGCTTGCAAAAATAAAGCCGGGTCTGGTTTGCTAGGCCCTTCATCCACTCCCATTTCTAACTGAATATAATTATTTAGTTGATGACGCTTGACAAATTTCTGCACTTGTGATGTGTTAGCAGCTGAGAGAATCCCCAATTTCAATCCTGCTGCTGATAGAAATTGCAATACTTCCAGACTGCCGACAAATAGAGGGGAAGGAGTAGCATTTTTCAATACTTGGTCTGCTTCTTCAAAGGCGCGACGAGCTAGAGCTAACGACTCCAACCACCCGCGTCCAGTTTCGGCAATATAAGCGGCGGCGGCAATTTCCGAATCGCGGCGACTCCCAACAGCCATTAACCCGGTGGGATCGAGCTTATCCCCATCAATGCCAAAAGCCATCAACAAGGGATCGCCTACTCCTGGAATTTGGGCATCGATCGCACGGACTCGCTTTTGTCCCAGGTTTCGCAAATACTCTTCAGAATTCTCTAGTGTGCCATCTTTGTCAAAAATTACTGCCTGGATATTTGGGAAAGTTACTTCCCGACAACGGATAGTTACCAAAAGTTTCAACTCCTCTTAATTACACGCAAACAAAAAAAGAGGGAGCTTCCCTCTTTTTTCCATCAAGTAACTCAATAGTTACTTTTCAGTCGCAGGTACGATTTCTTCTTCAGCAACTGGTTCAGCAACTGATTCGGCGATTGGTTCAGCAACTGGTTCAGCAACTGATTCGGCGATTGGTTCAGCAACTGATTCGGCGATTGGTTCAGCAACTGATTCGGCGATTGGTTCAGCAACTGGTTCGGCGATTGGTTCAGCAACTGATTCGGCGATTGGTTCAGCAACTGGTTCAGCAACTGATTCGGCAGCTGCTGAATCAGCTGATTCGGCAGCTGGTTCAGCAACTGGAATTTCCATACGCGCAGGAGCGTTACCTTGCTGTTTGGCTTTCAATTGTTCGCGATACTTAACCGCCATTTCTTCCGCCATATCGTAGACGCGATCGCGGTTTCTGATCATGTCACCCGGATCTGGCTCTAGCTGCTTGGTTGAAAGTGAAATTCGACCTCTTTCAGCGTCTAAGTCAATGATCATAACCTTGATTTCATCATTGACATTGAACACGCTGTGGGGTGTATCGATATGCTCGTGGGAAATCTCAGAAATGTGCAGCAAACCGCTGACGCCTCCAATATCGATGAAGGCACCGTAGGGTTTGATTCCTCGTACCGAACCAATTACCACTTCGCCGACTTCTAGGCGGTTCATCTTGCGCTCTACCAGCGCTCGTCGGTGGCTCAGCACCAAACGATTGCGGTCTTCGTCTACTTCCAAGAACTTCAGGGGTAGTTCCTCTCCCACTAATTCTTCTTTAGGTTTGCGGGTGCTGATGTGAGAACCGGGAATAAAGCCGCGCAAGCCTTCAATTCTTACTAAAGCGCCGCCGCGATTGGTGGCAAATACGCCCGATCGCACTGTAGCATCTTCTGCTTGCAGCTGACGCACTCGCTCCCAAGCCCGCATATACTCAATCCGTCGGATGGAAAGCGTTAGTTGTCCATCTTCATTTTCATCTGTGAGGATGAAAAATTCACGAGTCTCGTTTGATTGCAGCACCTCTTCTGGAGCGTCAACCCGGTTAATTGACATTTCCTGAATCGGGATGTATGCCGCTGTTTTAGCACCAATGTCAATCAGAGCGCCCCTCGGCTCTATACTGAATACCGTACCAGCTACAATATCACCGGGATTAAAGTGATAATCATACTTATCGAGTAAAGCGGCAAAGTCCTCGTGAGTGAAACCAATTTCTGCTGTAGCTGTTGTTTTCAGATTGACCATGCGAATCGTTTCCTGGTAATTATGTTTGTAAAAGTTGCTCCTACTGTCGATGTATACGCACTTTGGTAATGTGCAGCCTACACCTACAAGTCTCCAAACCGGATCGCCAGCCGTTGGACAGCTGGGCGATTTAGTCTAGATTAATTATTTTAACTTAAGTACATCCTGTGGATATAGTTTCTACTGGTGTTGTTAGCTGGTCGCGGGTGGCCGGGTTTTGTGATGACCACCAACAAGGGGAGCGATCGCGTTTGGATTCCTGTACCTTTAACTGTTGTAGCTCGCTCAACATCCCAATAGCATACTATAGTAATTTTGGCAAGGGTATTTCAAAGCCAAAGTTCTAAATGTCACAAAGACCTCACAAAAGAAACAGAGGCTTCTGGTGACAAAGCCTCAGATAAGTGCGTTTCTGTACCCAGAGAAGCCGCGCTGACTACAGAAGCACTTGAACTGCTTGTACTTAAATGGTTTAAAGTATCCACAAAATCTTTAATGCTTTGGAATTGGCGGTAGACAGAGGCAAAGCGCACATAAGCGACTTCACTGAGAGATTGCAGTTTACCGAGAACCATCTCGCCAATTTCACTGCTTGTCACCTCTCGCACCTCTCGCTGCTGGAGTTCTGATTCAACTTCATCAACGAGAGCTTCGAGTTGGGTTTGGGGAATCCCCGTTTTTTGGCAAGCACGAACGATACCGCGCAGCAATTTAGAACGGTCAAAAGATTCCTTGCGACCGTCCCGCTTAATCGCCGTAATGGGAACAAACTCTATTTGCTCGTAAGTCGTGAAGCGACGTTTGCACCTCAAACATTCTCTTCGTCGCCGGATACTTTGTCCTGCTTCTGCGGAGCGGGACTCAAGGACGCGATTATCTGGGTAGTGGCAGAAAGGACAGCGCATTTTGTCAACTCCTTTAATTTGTTGACCGTTATGCTAGGGCAGATGCTCCAGCAAGCTAAAAAAGCGAAAGCCAGCTGTTACTTTAGATCTGGCTGATGGCGATATCGCCAGATGAGTAGCAGCGGCTTCTGTTGTTAAACAGTTGCTTTTACAGCTGGGAAGATGGGATCGGCTGACTACTTCTTCTCAATGCGGGGGGGTTCGCGGAATGCGATCGCAAAGAAGAGGACGCCCAGGGCAAGAGTGAAAATCAAAATGTAAGCAATGCTTTCCATATCAAAACTTCCTGACTATTCAGTCGCTTATTAGTCTACCAAAGGATTGGGGCTAGAAATAGTTTTGAGCAATAAGGAATGAGTTTTGAATTATAAAATTTAACTCAAAACTCAAAATTCTTAACTCAGAACTCTCCTGGTCCCCAATCATTATTTGGTTTACACAGATTCCGTTCTACGGGTACTCTTGTCACCCACTTTCTGGAAGAAGCCCCATTCGACTTGTTCTTCAGAAAGTTCAGGATCTACACCTGCAAACACATCGCGGAAGAGGGTACGAGACCCATGCCAGATGTGACCGAAGAAGAACAGCAGTGCAAATACAGCGTGTCCGAAGGTAAACCAACCACGGGTACTGGTGCGGAACACCCCGTCAGAGTTGAGGGTTTCCCGATCGAACTCAAACGGCTCACCGAGTTGGGCCTTACGAGCAAACTGCTTCACCCTCGATGAGTCATCAAAGGTTTGACCATCCAATTCGCCACCGTAAAGGGTTACGCTGAGGCCAACTTGCTCAAAGCTGTACTTAGATTCAGCGCGACGGAATGGGATATCAGCACGAATTATCCCATCGCTGTCGGTCAAGATCACCGGGAAGGTTTCAAAGAAGTTGGGCATCCGACGGACTGTCAATTCCCGTCCTTCAGCATCTTTGAATACTGGGTGGCCCAGCCATGTTTGGGCAATGCCATCTCCCTTGTTCATCGGACCGACGCGGAACAGACCGCCTTTGGCAGGGCTGTTGCCAACGTAGTCATAGAAAGCCAGCTTTTCAGGAATAGCCGAGTAAGCTTCTGACAGGCTGGCACCTTCCGCCACACTTGCTTGCACACGCGCTTGGATCTCTTGTTTGAAGTAGCCTTTATCCCACTGGTAGCGGGTCGGGCCAAACAGTTCGATCGGCGTGGCGGCAGTGCCGTACCACATAGTACCGGCAACGACGAAGGCAGCGAAGAATACAGCGGCAATACTGCTGGAAAGTACTGTTTCGATGTTCCCCATCCGCAGCCCTCTATAAAGCCGCTCTGGAGGTCTAACAGTTAAATGGAACAAACCGGCAATAATACCGACAACACCAGCAGCAATGTGGTGAGCAACGATGCCACCTGGGTTGTAGGGGTTAAAACCTTCCGGCCCCCACGCTGGTGCAACGGCTTGGAGGTGGCCAGTTAAACCGTAAGGATCGGAAACCCACATACCGGGGCCAAAAAGTCCCGATAGGTGAAAGGCACCGAAGCCAAAGCAAAGAAGACCGGACAAGAACAAATGAATGCCAAACATTTTTGGCAGGTCGAGAGCTGGTTCGCCAGTGCGAGGGTCTCTGAAGAGTTCCAAATCCCAGTAAACCCAGTGCCACACGGCAGCTAGGAACAGCAGACCGGAAAGGATGATGTGAGTGGCGGCAACGCCTTCAAAGCTCCAGACGCCGGGGTTGGTTGCCTGTTCGCCAGTGATGCTCCAACCACCCCAGGATTGGGTG
Proteins encoded in this region:
- a CDS encoding EAL domain-containing protein produces the protein MNKIDKGLGCTRCETLPSKIEGKGTLYIWFPVVHTLNKLISALGKAELDYLLLEDEQCLKILLEANNLEGFITIITARLTSKELKETQVLWMALEAEPLFRHFSRVTSLNSFISLSKCEWLLDILAQERLTCHFQPIVYADDTSRIFGQEALLRGFDDRGNLISPGRIFTNAQDAGMIFQVDALARQIAIREASRHGIEERIFINFSPTAVYDPNTCLRMTVRAISEAGIPHSNVVFEVMESEQPPDINHLIKIMKFYQEAGFLIALDDFGTGYSNLNLIHELSPDFIKLDRQLIQNVHKDPYKALITEKLLEIAHKLDIKTIAEGIESPEELEWVRSRGANFAQGFLIAKPITPPVKTTPSLGSEAMFVSV
- a CDS encoding CAAD domain-containing protein produces the protein MQDQLPSDNSNAEAPKAEENATAAPSVTPEPPSLSSQESPTVTISPTEVSKLEVKVADAPADRTETVVTPVPEQLKVEAKIEEPEPLEPVVGVSDYQWQQVLQRVNSFLNVPTGFLGDFFEKYKQPLTSVGLILSAFVAVKLLSGLLDAVDDIPFVGPSLQLIGLGYTAWFVYRYLLGVKNREELSELIKSVREYVLGKGKSGN
- a CDS encoding type II toxin-antitoxin system HicA family toxin, producing the protein MPPFGPLQRRDLIYYLKQLGFDGPYSGKKHQFLTKEGRRLILPNPHEGDISKDLLAEILRQAQVSRDEWELL
- a CDS encoding type II toxin-antitoxin system HicB family antitoxin; translation: MLTNYIQAAMYKARYKLLGDGTFFGEIAGLYGLYANAPTLEACREELQESLEEWIVLGLQLGHQLPVVDGIELSFKKEVA
- a CDS encoding YkvA family protein, with amino-acid sequence MQTWKQKARQLKKETYAIYLACKDPRVPWYARFLAAGVVAYAFSPIDLIPDFIPVIGYLDDLILVPLGIWLVLKMIPPAVLAECREKAQEAMGEGKPTNWIAAGAIVLIWFLLGILALVWIGQILKR
- the metK gene encoding methionine adenosyltransferase translates to MSRRYLFSSESVTEGHPDKICDQISDTILDALLTQDPYSRVAAEVVVNTGLVLITGEITTKAQVNYVNIARNKIAEIGYTDADNGFSANSCAVLVALDEQSPDIAQGVNAAAETREMSSDEAFDAVGAGDQGLMFGFACNETPELMPLPISLAHRICRRLAAVRKTGDLPYLRPDGKSQVTIAYEDGKPVGIDTILISTQHNATIGDITDPAAVQAKIKEDLWTAVVEPVFADIDVKPDAQTRFLVNPTGKFVIGGPQGDSGLTGRKIIVDTYGGYSRHGGGAFSGKDPTKVDRSAAYACRYAAKNIVAAGLAEKCEVQLSYAIGVARPVSIMVETFGTGKVDDDLLLDLVKEHFELRPAGIIEAFKLRHLPADRGGRFYQNVAAYGHMGRTDIDVPWEQTDKAALLKEAVAAKAAPALS
- a CDS encoding Uma2 family endonuclease translates to MMANLNYQYISPEEYLEAEMLSAIKHEYRQGQVYAIAGASDAHVLITGNLLTLLRNHVRGKGCLVYVTDMKAQIDKANTFYYPDIMVTCDERDRTEEYFKRYPCLIIEVLSRTTEAFDRGDKFADYRKLDTLQEYVLISSDKVRVDCFRRNSEGRWVLYPYTAGEEVHLASLDFRTAIANLYEDVSFGSKISA
- a CDS encoding HAD family hydrolase — protein: MVTIRCREVTFPNIQAVIFDKDGTLENSEEYLRNLGQKRVRAIDAQIPGVGDPLLMAFGIDGDKLDPTGLMAVGSRRDSEIAAAAYIAETGRGWLESLALARRAFEEADQVLKNATPSPLFVGSLEVLQFLSAAGLKLGILSAANTSQVQKFVKRHQLNNYIQLEMGVDEGPSKPDPALFLQACERLGVEPSATLMVGDSAGDIEMARRAGAAGCIGICWGKAEAAHLEAADVAIGQLDEMQIIA
- a CDS encoding 30S ribosomal protein S1, whose translation is MVNLKTTATAEIGFTHEDFAALLDKYDYHFNPGDIVAGTVFSIEPRGALIDIGAKTAAYIPIQEMSINRVDAPEEVLQSNETREFFILTDENEDGQLTLSIRRIEYMRAWERVRQLQAEDATVRSGVFATNRGGALVRIEGLRGFIPGSHISTRKPKEELVGEELPLKFLEVDEDRNRLVLSHRRALVERKMNRLEVGEVVIGSVRGIKPYGAFIDIGGVSGLLHISEISHEHIDTPHSVFNVNDEIKVMIIDLDAERGRISLSTKQLEPDPGDMIRNRDRVYDMAEEMAVKYREQLKAKQQGNAPARMEIPVAEPAAESADSAAAESVAEPVAEPIAESVAEPIAEPVAEPIAESVAEPIAESVAEPIAESVAEPVAEPIAESVAEPVAEEEIVPATEK
- the nrdR gene encoding transcriptional regulator NrdR; translation: MRCPFCHYPDNRVLESRSAEAGQSIRRRRECLRCKRRFTTYEQIEFVPITAIKRDGRKESFDRSKLLRGIVRACQKTGIPQTQLEALVDEVESELQQREVREVTSSEIGEMVLGKLQSLSEVAYVRFASVYRQFQSIKDFVDTLNHLSTSSSSASVVSAASLGTETHLSEALSPEASVSFVRSL
- a CDS encoding photosystem II reaction center protein T — encoded protein: MESIAYILIFTLALGVLFFAIAFREPPRIEKK
- the psbB gene encoding photosystem II chlorophyll-binding protein CP47 → MGLPWYRVHTVVLNDPGRLISVHLMHTALVAGWAGSMALYELAIFDPSDPVLNPMWRQGMFVMPFMARLGVTQSWGGWSITGEQATNPGVWSFEGVAATHIILSGLLFLAAVWHWVYWDLELFRDPRTGEPALDLPKMFGIHLFLSGLLCFGFGAFHLSGLFGPGMWVSDPYGLTGHLQAVAPAWGPEGFNPYNPGGIVAHHIAAGVVGIIAGLFHLTVRPPERLYRGLRMGNIETVLSSSIAAVFFAAFVVAGTMWYGTAATPIELFGPTRYQWDKGYFKQEIQARVQASVAEGASLSEAYSAIPEKLAFYDYVGNSPAKGGLFRVGPMNKGDGIAQTWLGHPVFKDAEGRELTVRRMPNFFETFPVILTDSDGIIRADIPFRRAESKYSFEQVGLSVTLYGGELDGQTFDDSSRVKQFARKAQLGEPFEFDRETLNSDGVFRTSTRGWFTFGHAVFALLFFFGHIWHGSRTLFRDVFAGVDPELSEEQVEWGFFQKVGDKSTRRTESV